TCGTAATAGTATTTTTCCCGGCTTTAAGTATTCCTTCGGGAACATTATAGATACGCGGCGGATATTGATAACTTGTTGTACCAACAAGTTGCCCGTTAACAAAGGTTGAATCTGAATCTATTATATATCCTAAGCGTAAGATTGCCGCTTGAGCTGCTTCATCTTTTGTTAGTTCAAACTCTTTACGAAACCAGATGACACTTCTATTTACTTCCATGTCTTTTTCTCTCCATGAGCCCGGGAGATAATAATCTTTCCATTCCGATATATCAATATCTTCTTTATGCCAACTGCCAGCGCCTTTGTCAATTGGTCTGATGCCAGACCATCTTTCAAGTCTTTTTTGTTGTTCTCTTTTTTTAGTTTCTTCGATAAATCCTATTGTTGCAAACTTTTCAGCTTCAGCATTCAGCTCGGGATATTTTTTTATAGTCTCGCCACTGATCCATGCTTCAACAGGAGTGCCACCAATGGCAGTACTTATAAGTCCTATTGGAACTTTGTACTTGTCATACAGCTCTTTTGCAAAAAAGTATGCCGTGGCTGAAAATTCCATAATGTTTGCCTGCGAAGCATCTTTCCATTCTCCTCCTTTGTAATCAATAAGGGGATCGCCGAAAGCATAATTGTTTGGCATACGGAAAAGTCTTATATACGGATTATTAATCTCCTTTACTTCTTCACGGTACAAATCGAGTGTTCGTCTGATCGGTAATTCCATGTTAGATTGCCCAGAACATAACCAAACATCTCCAAATAAAATGTTTTTAATTAAGATGTCATTGATCTGTATTTCGTTGGGTTCCCCTGCTTTTTGTGCCGGCAAAATAACTGTCCAATCTCCATTTTTATCCGCTTTTGTCTTATATGTTTCTCCTCGAAATTTTACAATTACAGATTCTTTAGGTGATGCCCAGCCCCATACTTTGACAGGGGTATCTCTTTGAAGTATCATTCCGTCGCTAATCAGGCGAGGTAATTTTACTTTCGCACTTGATTGTATACCAAAACCCAAAATGAATAGTACAATCAAACAGAATTTTACAATATTTTTACTTTGCATATTATTAAACTTTATTTCAATTCGCTTTCAGGTGCACCTAAGTACGACGGTTTCAGACCTCCAGTATCTATTAATATTTTTTGTAGAACAATTCCCGGTTCTA
The Dysgonomonas mossii genome window above contains:
- a CDS encoding sialate O-acetylesterase, with protein sequence MQSKNIVKFCLIVLFILGFGIQSSAKVKLPRLISDGMILQRDTPVKVWGWASPKESVIVKFRGETYKTKADKNGDWTVILPAQKAGEPNEIQINDILIKNILFGDVWLCSGQSNMELPIRRTLDLYREEVKEINNPYIRLFRMPNNYAFGDPLIDYKGGEWKDASQANIMEFSATAYFFAKELYDKYKVPIGLISTAIGGTPVEAWISGETIKKYPELNAEAEKFATIGFIEETKKREQQKRLERWSGIRPIDKGAGSWHKEDIDISEWKDYYLPGSWREKDMEVNRSVIWFRKEFELTKDEAAQAAILRLGYIIDSDSTFVNGQLVGTTSYQYPPRIYNVPEGILKAGKNTITIRVVTNRGGAFMEEKPYKIILSDRTIDLTGEWKYRVGIENLPIEGGYTSYQDKPTALYNGMIAPSNNYKIKGVIWYQGESNVARAKEYEALFKDLIKDWRTQRNEPELPFIYAQLPELNRANKYPSESGMAELREAQRKALSLPYTGMAVTLGLGDWNDIHPQNKKGVGHRLALEAQRVAYGDTTIISRGPQLENFEVKGNNIILTFSSVGSGLYSNQVLNGFTIAGSDNRYVWAEAAVLNKDTIKVWSNQVQQPVSVRYGWADNPEGANLKNKEGLPASSFQVELIKNK